A window of Bos taurus isolate L1 Dominette 01449 registration number 42190680 breed Hereford chromosome 19, ARS-UCD2.0, whole genome shotgun sequence contains these coding sequences:
- the ZNF750 gene encoding zinc finger protein 750 — MSLLKERKPKKPHYIPRPPGKPFKYKCFQCPFTCNEKSHLFNHMKYGLCKNSITLVSEQDRVPKCSKPNSSDPKQTNQPDPVVKPTSSKPVPSGLSHLDAKLQHSLAKDDIKENLDLHARGPHRCLGQKPTPHKEAAPPSPAPEAAVGTQPVLEGAVRPSAFVPVGEHRLKGQELTETPEALALTHAPAKASSFHTKSAFHAPGYPWRAGSPFLTPEFPHKIPSTKGFGATSPYVHPSITEYPPHFYTEHGLATIYSPYLLAGNSPECDSPLLSVYGAQDQRHFLPHPGPIPKHLNPAPSTYDHYRFFQQYHSSLPIPYGFYRPESAFSSYGLRLPPVAGISRDQSSHLLEEAALGYQALSPSKLNSSNSHKKHTELEKQSPTPEAKEPSKDGQRDTEGTKMSPRAGSAATGSPGRPSPTNFTQTSQPCAGLCGLSDAPASSAPGRIPPPEQGLAAFKPIKKNTEHPHSQAPENRAVSPKSLEALSTDAPTQLGSLEAAPSSPEDGSRAAPLNLSTKPEAEPAATCSPAHGGFVEPQDAPLNLSVKDPCNALTSRPSVCSPPRGAEPAAAPTPSPTQQREPASSGDGPDPSSVEAPVPSPTGKAQDIRAADSDEQKQTAAVALCQLAAYSPGNVEPAAQEPTCRPDAPTPRAPESQEAQCDLRPKGQKRTSPREVGKGQQGSKKAKPSDTARVFTLRKRTRVS; from the exons ATGAGCCTTCTCAAAGAGCGAAAACCAAAAAAGCCACATTACATCCCCAGGCCCCCAGGAAAGCCGTTCAAGTACAAGTGTTTCCAGTGTCCCTTTACTTGCAATGAAAAGTCACATCTTTTCAACCACATGAAATACGGTCTTTGTAAAAACTCCATCACTTTAGTGTCCGAACAAGATCGCGTTCCCAAGTGCTCCAAACCAAACTCTTCGGACCCTAAGCAAACCAATCAGCCCGACCCTGTGGTGAAGCCCACCTCTTCCAAGCCAGTCCCAAGCGGGCTCTCACACCTGGATGCCAAGCTCCAACACAGCCTCGCCAAGGACGACATCAAGGAAAACCTGGACCTGCACGCACGCGGGCCCCACAGGTGCCTCGGACAGAAGCCCACTCCCCACAAGGAAGCAGCACCCCCAAGCCCAGCCCCAGAAGCTGCCGTGGGCACCCAGCCTGTTCTGGAAGGAGCTGTCCGGCCTTCAGCATTCGTTCCAGTGGGGGAGCACAGACTCAAAGGGCAGGAGCTCACGGAAACTCCTGAAGCGCTGGCCCTGACCCACGCCCCTGCCAAAGCCTCCTCCTTCCACACCAAGTCTGCCTTCCACGCCCCCGGCTACCCCTGGAGAGCTGGCTCACctttcctcacacctgagttcccaCATAAAATCCCATCCACAAAGGGCTTTGGCGCCACTTCCCCGTATGTGCACCCCAGCATCACGGAGTACCCGCCTCATTTTTACACGGAGCATGGACTGGCCACCATCTACTCACCCTATCTACTCGCAGGGAACTCGCCCGAGTGTGACAGCCCCCTGCTGTCTGTCTACGGGGCCCAAGACCAAAGACACTTCCTGCCTCACCCAGGGCCCATCCCTAAGCACCTGAACCCGGCTCCATCCACATACGACCACTACAGATTCTTCCAGCAGTATCACTCCAGCCTGCCAATTCCTTACGGATTTTACAGACCCGAGTCTGCATTCTCCTCCTACGGCCTCAGACTCCCACCCGTGGCTGGCATTTCACGGGACCAAAGCTCACATCTACTGGAAGAAGCTGCCCTGGGTTACCAGGCCTTGAGTCCCTCCAAGTTAAACTCCTCCAACTCCCACAAAAAACACACAGAGTTGGAGAAGCAGAGTCCGACTCCCGAGGCTAAAGAACCTTCCAAAGATGGGCAAAGGGACACGGAAGGGACCAAAATGAGCCCACGCGCGGGCAGCGCGGCCACAGGCTCCCCGGGAAGGCCGAGTCCCACCAACTTCACACAGACAAGCCAGCCATGCGCTGGCCTGTGCGGCCTCTCAGATGCGCCCGCGTCCAGTGCCCCAGGAAGGATCCCACCACCTGAACAGGGCCTCGCAGCCTTCAAGCCCATCAAGAAGAACACGGAGCACCCACATTCCCAGGCCCCAGAAAACAGAGCGGTATCTCCGAAAAG CCTCGAGGCCTTGAGCACAGATGCTCCAACTCAGCTGGGGAGCCTGGAGGCCGCCCCCTCCAGCCCGGAGGACGGCTCCAGGGCGGCCCCGCTGAACCTGTCCACGAAACCAGAGGCTGAGCCGGCTGCCACGTGCAGCCCCGCCCATGGAGGATTCGTGGAGCCGCAGGACGCGCCCCTCAACCTCTCAGTGAAGGACCCCTGCAACGCCCTGACCTCAAGGCCCTCTGTGTGCAGCCCGCCTCGAGGAGCCGAGCCCgccgctgcccccaccccctctccaACTCAGCAGAGGGAACCTGCAAGTTCTGGGGACGGGCCTGACCCCAGCTCTGTGGAGGCCCCGGTGCCCAGCCCCACTGGGAAGGCCCAGGATATACGTGCAGCTGACAGCGATGAGCAGAAGCAGACGGCAGCCGTGGCCCTCTGCCAACTGGCAGCCTACAGCCCGGGGAATGTCGAGCCCGCGGCCCAGGAGCCCACCTGCCGGCCAGATGCACCCACCCCCAGGGCCCCAGAGAGCCAGGAGGCTCAGTGCGACCTCAGACCCAAAGGGCAAAAGAGGACGAGCcccagggaggtggggaagggccAGCAGGGATCCAAGAAGGCAAAGCCCAGTGACACAGCCAGAGTGTTCACACTCCGGAAGAGAACTCGGGTGTCTTAG